One segment of Nostoc piscinale CENA21 DNA contains the following:
- a CDS encoding Rieske 2Fe-2S domain-containing protein: MAIAPDKAIAETLPTPAKHQEFDWQNCWYPIAFTQDLPQDLPYRFSLYNEPLVLFRNQEGKLGCLTDRCSHRAARLSDGQIIDGRIECLYHGWQFGIDGQCLHIPQLPQDAKMPANACVKSLPVVERQGIIWMWAGQEQPIEELIPTIPELDKPGVFCTDYIRDLPYDQTYFIENVIDPAHVYISHDGVVGKRENAQPLDLEVLDSSLSGIRGRWRSTRQPHQPWSLLNFIAPNLVLYQSDNSNTGKFGGVVLYSLPLSKDRCRVFVRNYGNFFPWQMKLMPRWFDHIMIRNIILEGDLQIVVEQKRQIERLGKSLKEIYLPLKTSDTLVVEYRKWLDKFGQGLPFYQGYSSEKDFHSNELQENSLTLDRLSQHTQICSSCNQAYRVTNFSKQILIGLAIALAALAILTDNSWVKPVAVAGGLLAVVLAFAAQKLKTKFERAYTRH; this comes from the coding sequence ATGGCGATCGCACCCGATAAAGCAATTGCTGAGACTTTACCAACACCAGCAAAGCATCAAGAATTTGATTGGCAAAACTGCTGGTATCCCATTGCTTTTACGCAAGATTTACCACAAGACCTGCCTTACAGATTTTCCCTATATAATGAACCCTTGGTTTTATTCAGAAATCAAGAGGGAAAATTAGGTTGTTTAACAGACCGTTGCTCTCACCGGGCTGCTAGACTATCTGATGGACAAATTATTGATGGCAGAATTGAGTGCTTATATCACGGCTGGCAATTTGGAATTGATGGTCAATGTTTGCATATTCCACAATTACCACAAGATGCCAAAATGCCTGCCAACGCCTGTGTGAAATCGTTGCCTGTGGTAGAACGCCAAGGGATAATTTGGATGTGGGCTGGGCAAGAACAACCTATTGAAGAATTAATTCCCACCATCCCAGAATTAGACAAACCAGGGGTATTTTGTACAGATTACATCCGCGATTTACCTTACGACCAAACATATTTTATTGAAAATGTCATTGACCCAGCCCATGTTTACATTAGCCATGATGGTGTTGTTGGTAAACGCGAAAATGCCCAACCACTTGATCTAGAAGTTCTTGATAGTTCATTATCAGGCATTCGTGGGAGATGGCGCAGCACAAGACAACCGCATCAGCCTTGGTCGTTATTAAATTTTATTGCACCTAATTTAGTTCTTTATCAGTCTGACAATAGTAATACAGGTAAATTTGGGGGAGTAGTTTTGTATTCCCTACCTTTAAGCAAAGACAGATGTCGAGTTTTTGTCAGAAATTATGGAAATTTCTTTCCTTGGCAAATGAAGTTAATGCCTAGATGGTTTGACCATATTATGATTCGCAACATCATTTTAGAAGGTGATTTGCAAATTGTTGTCGAACAAAAAAGACAAATTGAGCGTTTAGGAAAAAGTCTCAAGGAAATTTATTTACCACTCAAAACTTCTGACACATTAGTAGTTGAATACCGCAAGTGGTTAGATAAATTTGGTCAGGGATTGCCATTTTATCAAGGTTATTCTTCAGAGAAAGACTTTCATAGTAATGAGTTACAGGAAAATTCGCTGACCTTGGATAGATTATCCCAACATACTCAAATCTGTAGTTCTTGCAATCAAGCTTATCGAGTGACAAACTTCAGCAAACAAATTTTAATTGGGTTAGCGATCGCTCTTGCGGCTTTAGCTATACTTACAGATAACTCTTGGGTTAAACCTGTAGCTGTGGCAGGCGGTTTATTAGCAGTAGTATTAGCCTTTGCGGCACAGAAATTAAAAACTAAATTTGAACGTGCCTATACTCGTCATTAG
- a CDS encoding nuclear transport factor 2 family protein: MTQDPANTLKVAHQAFEHFTYGLETGEWQAFLDMLTEDFSLWFPMGKFHGLNVGKERAQEFFQYVSESFGSGITLTAVDRVTSNDQTVVFEFRDEGLLLGQPYKNRVAVSFDVCGDKICAYREYFGSDGKSY; this comes from the coding sequence ATGACACAAGACCCTGCAAATACTTTAAAAGTTGCTCACCAAGCATTTGAACATTTTACATACGGTCTAGAAACAGGAGAATGGCAAGCATTTCTCGATATGCTTACAGAAGATTTTAGCTTATGGTTCCCGATGGGTAAGTTTCATGGTTTGAATGTGGGAAAAGAACGCGCCCAAGAGTTTTTTCAATATGTTTCAGAATCTTTTGGTTCGGGAATTACCTTAACTGCCGTTGACCGTGTTACTAGTAATGATCAAACAGTTGTTTTTGAGTTTCGTGACGAAGGTCTATTATTAGGACAACCTTACAAAAACCGTGTTGCTGTGTCTTTTGATGTGTGTGGCGATAAAATTTGTGCCTATCGAGAATATTTTGGTAGTGATGGTAAATCTTATTAA